The region AGATGCTCGCTGCAGAATCGCAGCAGTGCTTCCCGCGTCTCACCACCGATAAGACTGAACAGACCGTGGACAATGATGTAATCGAATTTTCCGGGATCGCAAGCCAGCAGAGATTCGAGATCCAGAGCAAATAACGCGATATTGCCCAGTTCGAGCTGTTTTATCAGCGTACAGCCTTTTTCAATTTGCTCCGCATCAAGATCAACCCCGACAGACTGCGACTGTGGATTCGCCAGCGCAAAAGGCAGCAAATTGCCGCCATCCTTACACCCGATCTCAAGCACGCGCGCATTTTCCGGTACAGCCGATGTGATGCCATAAAGATGTGCAGTGGCTTGCAGATGGAAAGGTGCGGTGTAAGGAACAGGAGGGGCCATCGAACTCAACGGAGTTTTACCAGTATCTTCACCCAGGTCGTCATTATTCGCTAAAGGTTGTGTATCTGGCATGGTCACAAGGAATTTCCCTCAATACTTTATGCGGAGATAAAATTGTTCGTAGTATATAAGAAAGCCCTTTTCACCAATCCTCTGAGCATCAAATTATAACTTCCCTATTTCGCCGCTTAAGAAGCCGATTTTTATTCTGATAAATTTATTTATCCCGACTGTGTCACAAAATAAAAAACCAACCCCGAAGGGTTGGCTTTTTTAATTCGCTACTGCAACTGCGTAAACAGGGATTACTGCAGCAGTTTCAGAACGGTCTGCGGTACCTGGTTAGCCTGAGCCAGTACAGAAGTACCAGCCTGCTGCAGAATCTGCGCACGGCTCATGTTAGATACTTCGGTCGCGTAGTCAGCATCCTGGATACGGCTACGTGCGTTGCTCAGGTTGTTGATGGTGTTGCCCAGGTTCTGGATGGTAGACTCGAAGCGGTTCAGCGTCGCACCGATGTTCGCTTTAGCGGTGTTGATGGTCTGCAGAGCAGTATCAATCGCGGCAACGAGCGCAGTAGAACCTGCTGCTGTAGACACGTCGGTATTGGTAGTGGTGATACCCAGGCCGCCGCTGGTGGCGTTGATCAGTGCAGAGCTACCAACAGAGATGGCATCGTTAGCGGTGGTGCCAGAACCAACCTGGATGTTGAAACCAGTAGCGTTGACGGAACCGTCCAGCAGAGCTTTACCGTTGAAGTTCGCGCTAGCGGCAACACGGTTGATTTCGTCAACACGACGGTTGATTTCAGTCTGGATAGCAGTACGGTCGTTAGTACCGTTGGTGTCGTTCGCTGCCTGTACGGCCAGCTCACGGATACGCTGCAAGTTGTCGTTGATGGTGTCCAGGTTACCTTCAGCGGTATTTACCAGAGATACGCCGTCGTTAGCATTTTTGGAAGCCTGAGTCAGACCCTTGATCTGAGCAGTCATACCGTTAACGATACCAGAACCGGCTGCGTTGTCTTTGGCGCTGTTGATAGCCAGGCCAGAGGACAGACGTTCGATAGCAGTCTGCAGGGAAGATTGAGATTTGTTCAGGTTGGTCTGGGCCAACAGCGACATACTGTTAGTATTAATGACTGCCATAATTATATTCCTTTCATCTCTATTAATGGGGATGGGCTGTTGCCCCCGGTGTCATCACCGTCACTAACTGTATCGGCCGGGGTAAAACAACCTTTAGTTTTTTTTTGCAATTTTCGTATCCCCCGGGGAAAAACCATCAGGCCGGCCATACGGCAAGGATAATAAAGGGAAGGCAGTAACTTGCAGGGAATGTGATAACCGGTCATTCTGTATTCAGCGGCCCGCTATAAAGTGTAATTAGCATGAAAGACGGCGTTCGACACCGCGATTAGCAGATATCATGCGTCGGTCATAGATATCGCTGAGACGAATTAAAAGCGCCGCTCCACTCTCTATACTTTATACAGGTATCTGGCGTATCGCCCTGGCGCGCTGACAGGACACAATGAAGGTTTCATCGCAGGCGAGTCAAAATATCAGCCGATAACGCAGTCATGTGGACTGGGCATTCCCATCCAACGATGCGGATACGATGTTGCAAGCTTCTATATGCAATCAGCCAAGCGATACTGGCGACACACTCAACGCCGTCAGCAAGCCGAAAAGCGCTCGATTGCAGCGGTTGCTCCCGGCATCATGCGTATCGTGCTGAGATAAAATCCTGCAGACAGGTCATGCGTGATGGAAATCAGGGAGGATAACGATTACGCTGAAATTTACATTACGTCTGTAAACTTTTCGTATACAGTGCCGATAAGACTGTCAGTTCACAATTTAAACGGAAGGGTATCTCTATGGCTACGACGGTTAGCAGTAACTCAGACATCATTTCATCGATAGGTTTGAACTTGGGTACGTCAGTCAGTGGTTCTTCACTTGACTTGAGTTCACTGATAAGCAAGCTGCAAACCGTTGAAGAGCAGCGGCTGACACCCTATAACAATAAGCAGACCTCGCTGAGCAAGCAGGCAACCGCCTATACCACGGTTGAATCGGCGATGAAGAACTTGCAGAGCGCCACCACCACTCTGCAAAACATGAAGACCATCACGTCGACTGGCGTGACCAGCACCAATACCGCATTCAGCGCCACCACCGACAGTACTGCGGTAGCGGGTTCCTACAGTGTTTTCGTCAATAATATCGCGCAGGCGCAGTCGCAAATCTCCGGTAATTTTAGCAGCGCATCAACCGCGTTGGTATCAGGCGGGACTTCCAGCACCAGCAGCACGATCACGATTACGCAATCCAGCCAGTCTACGCCGTTAACGATTACGCTGACCGATGACAAAACGTCATTAAACGATATCCGTGATGCTATTAACAACGCCGGCGGTAGCGTCAGCGCCACTATCCTTAACGACGGCACCAACAACAAACTGATTCTGACGGCAAAAGATACTGGCACGAAATCCGCGATGTCCATTTCAGTCGGCGGTTCGCTTTCCAGTTCGCTGAGCAGCAGCAGCTTTAGCGAGCAGGTTGCAGCCAAAGACGCCTCATTCACGATCAACGGCGTGTCGGTAACCAGCCAGAGCAATACGGTGACTACCGCCATCAGCGGTGTGACGCTGAACCTTAAAGCGGCCTCCACTACCGGCTCAAACGCCGAAAGCCTGACGATTGCATCGGATATCACCAATACTGAAAAAGCAGTTCAGAATTGGGTGACCGCCTATAACAATGTGCTGGACGTCATCAAGACCCAGACCAATTATACTGCGCCGACATCAACCGAGCAGTCTAGCGGCTCCCAGTCATCCAGCAATGGTGCGCTGGTCAGTGACAGTACCATTCGTGCAGTTAAGCGACAGTTACAGGGCCTGATGAGCAACTTTCAGAGTAACGGCTCACTGAACACGATGGCCGACCTGGGAATTACCCAAGATCCTACCAATGACGGTAAACTGGCTGTCGACAACACCAAACTGGAAAGCACGTTGAAAAGCAGCGCCAGTAGCGTGACGCAATTCTTTGTTGGCAACGGCACCACCACTGGATTTGCCACTCAGGCTGGAAATTACCTGACCCGGACAGTGGATTCGACAGATGGTCTGATCAAGTCGGCCCAGGCGAACATCAAAACCAGCCAGGCTAGCGTAACTAAACAGCTCGCCAGCATCCAGGACAGCATTGATTCCACGATGGCGCGATACAAGACCCAGTTTACTAATCTCAATACCCTGCTGTCCAAACTGTCGTCAACCAGTTCTTACCTGACACAACAGTTTAATAAAACCAGCAGCTCCAGCTAATTAAACCCGGTTGTGTATGACGTGCTGTGTTTTACGGCACGTCATACAGTTAAAAGTATTGTTATCTTTTCATTTTATTGTTAATCGGTTATCCAACGCATGGTCATGTATAGAAAGAATGTCAGTCAGGCTTATGCTCAGGTAGGTGTGGAAAGCGCGGTGATGAGCGCCAGTCCGCATCAACTGATTGTTATGCTGTTTGACGGTACCAAGAGCGCGCTTGTCCGGGCAAGAATTCTTCTTGAACAGAATGACATCGTCGGAAGAGGGAATGCCCTGTCCAAAGCCATCGATATTATCAGTAATGGGTTGAAACTCGGACTGGATATGGAAAAAGGTGGCGAACTGGCAGAAAACCTTTCCGATCTTTACGACTACATGGTGCGTCGGTTATTGCATGCCAATATTAATAACGATTTGCAGGCAATCATAGAAGTGGAAAACCTCCTCGGTAATATTGCGGATGCCTGGAAACAAATTGGACCTGGTTATCAACCAACAACGGAAACGCGCTAATGGAAAACCTCTCTCCATTACTAATTGAGTATCAGGGGTTACTCAAACTCATCCGAAATATCAAGGCAATGGCGCTTAATGGATTATGGGATGATGTTGTTGAACAGGAGATAGTTTATATCCAGTCAATAGAGAGAATCAGCCAGATTACAGTTCCTGCCAATATTCCCAGCACTGTGCAATTACAGTTCCGGCAGCTTCTTCAGGACATACTGGATACGGAGTCACAGGTGAAAGAGCTGCTGCAGAGCAGAATGCAGGAGTTGGCGGTGCTCATCCAGCAGTCACAGAATCAAAAATCGATTAACAACACTTATGCCGAGTTTTCCAACGATATCCTCCCGGGAAAACCGCAGCCCTGATTAACGCGGTTACTGCATACGAGCCCCGACTTCCCAGAACGGGCTCTTTTTATTCCAAAAAATCGGGGCGAATAACCGTTGGTCATTCACCCTTTTGCTTGCTGAATACAACAACCAACAAAAAGCATATATAATCGAGCAGCGCTTTGCCTTGCCGACTATATCGTCATATTCATGACTTCCTGGTAAGCCGAAACCAGTTTATTACGCACCTGAACACCCATTTGCAAAGCAATAGAGGCCTTCTGGTTGTCAACCATGACGTCATTCAGAGCGACCCCCGGCTTGCCCAACGTGAATGCTTCGGCTTGCGTCTGGGCCTGCGTCCGCGTTTCGTTGATTTTTTCAAGCGCAGCTTTCAGCTCACTGGCAAAACCAGCCTGAGACGCAACGTTGGAATCCGGCCCACCGGCCGCTTTGGTTGCGGTAATCTGCATCTGCTGCAATACCGCGTCGATACCCTGAATAGACATGCCGGCTTCCCCAACTAAAGATTGAGAATGATATAAAAACCAAATAAATGATAAACATATGCATATGTAGCAAACGAACTGCACCATCAGCGCCGTTTATTTCACATACATCTCTTTACAGGTTCAATACGCTACCATATCCATAAGGTAGTAAATCGTATAAATGACATTAAAAATGCCAGCTTATCGACCCATCAAATTTTGCGTAACGGAAAATAATGGCATGCCGGTAAATGTAGGCGATGAGTTTTTATGATTGCGCAATCAGGGAGTTCTGTTTTGTTACGTTACAACGTTACCCATATCGTTCAGCAACCAGGCAGAGATAGAGTATGAACGCCTTAACATCTGGAGCCGCAACCGGTGGGAAAAGCTTTGGCGAGATACTCAACCGTTTGCGTGCCAACCCTAAAATCCCTTTACTGATTGCTTCGGCTGCAACTATTGCGATTATTGTCGCCCTGTCATTGTGGGCTCGCGGCCCCGACTATCGGGTGCTGTACACTAACCTCAATGAACGTGATGGCGGCAGTATTGTCTCCGAACTGGGCAAAATGAATATCCCTTACCGCTTCACCGAAAGCGGCGCGGCCATCATGATCCCGTCGGACAAGGTTTATGAAACCCGCTTAAAGCTCGCCCAGCAGGGGTTACCGAAAGGCGGCGCTGTTGGCTTTGAACTGCTTGACCAGGAAAAATTCGGCATCAGCCAGTTCAGTGAGCAGATCAACTATCAACGCGCGCTGGAAGGCGAACTGGCGAGAACCATGGAAACCCTGGGGCCAATCCATAATGCGCGCGTACATTTGGCCATTCCCAAGCCGTCGCTGTTCGTGCGCGAACAGAAATCCCCTTCCGCTGCGGTTACCGTCACCCTGCAACCAGGCCGGGCGCTTGACGACAGTCAGATTAGCGCCATTACCTATCTGGTTTCCAGCAGCGTAGCTGGCCTGCCGGCCGACAAGGTCACCGTCGTTGACCAGACAGGTAAGCTGCTGACGCAAAATGACAGTGCAGGACGCGACCTCAATGCCGCGCAATTGAAGTATGCCAACGAAGTCGAAAGCAATTATCAGCGCCGGATTGAAGCGATTCTGTCGCCAGTGGTCGGCGCGGGCAATGTCCATGCGCAAGTTACCGCCCAGATCGACTTCGCCAGCCGCGAACAGACTGATGAACAGTATCAACCTAACCAGCCACCGAATCAGGCTGCGGTACGCTCTCAGCAAATCAGTCAGAGTGATCAACGCGGTGGTCCTAACGTAGGTGGTGTGCCTGGCGCACTATCGAATACACCGACACCGGCGCCGACCGCGCCCATTTCTACCCCGCCGGCAAACAACGCGAACAATGCCAATAATGCGAACAACGCCAATAACGCTAATGCCAACACGACGGGCACCAATACTCAGACATCTACCAGCAACGCGGCCAATCAGACCTACAACAGCCGTCACGATCAGACGATCAACTATGAAGTTGATCGCACCATCCGGCACACCAAGCAAAACACCGGCAATGTTCAGCGTTTGTCTGTCGCTGTCGTGGTTAACTATACCCAGGGTGAGGACGGCAAGCCGGCAGCGCTCAATGACGACCAACTGAAGAAAATCGAAGCGCTGGTCCGTGAATCCATGGGATTCTCCAGTGATCGCGGTGATACCCTGAACGTGGTTAATACACCGTTCACCATCACAGATGCCACTGGCGGCGAACTGCCCTTCTGGCAGAAACAGGCGTTCTTCGATCTGCTGACAGAAGTGGGTCGCTGGCTGCTGGTGCTGATTGTTGGCTGGATTCTGTATCGTAAACTGGTGCGCCCGCAATTGCAGAGACGGGCACAGGTGCAGGAAGCAGCCGAAGCGGCCGCCTCGTTGCGCGGTCAAGATGCGGATGTCACCGTCACGCTCAGTACAATGGAAGAAGAACTTCAGCGGAAATCCGAGCAGCGGGCGCATGCAGAAATGCACAGCCAGCGTGTCCGTGAGCTGGCCGAGAATGATCCTCGCGTCGTCGCGCTGGTAATCCGCCACTGGATGAGTAACGAACTATGAGTCTGACAGGTACAGAAAAGAGCGCCGTCTTATTGATGACTATCGGCGAAGACCGTGCGGCAGAAGTTTTTACGCACCTTTCAACCCGCGAAGTGCAGCACCTCAGTACTGCGATGGCCAACATGAAACAGGTCTCTCAGTCTGAATTGCTGGAAGTTTTGCGCGAGTTTGATATTGAGGCCGAGCAGTATGCGGCGTTGGGTGTGAACGCCGGTGAATACCTTCGTTCTGTCCTGGTCAAAGCATTGGGTGAAGAGCGTGCCTCCAGCCTGCTGGAAGATATCCTTGAAAGCAAGGAAACCTCTACCGGTATGGAAACGCTCAACTTTATGGAGCCGCAAAGCGCCGCCGATCTTATCCGCGACGAACACCCGCAGATTATCGCCACCATCCTGGTGCACCTCAAACGCGCGCAGGCGGCGGATATTCTGGCCCACTTCGACGAGCGCATGCGTAATGACGTCATGTTGCGTATCGCCACCTTCGGCGGGGTGCAACCGTCGGCTCTGGCGGAACTGACCGAAGTGCTTAACGGGCTGCTGGACGGTCAAAACCTCAAACGCAGCAAGATGGGTGGTGTTCGTACTGCGGCAGAGATCATCAACCTGATGAAAACGCAGCACGAAGAAGCGGTTATCGATGCCGTACGCGAATTCGATGGCGAGTTGGCACAGAAAATTATCGACGAAATGTTCCTGTTCGAAAACCTGGTGGAAGTGGACGACCGCAGTATCCAGCGTCTGCTGCAGGAAGTGGAATCCGAGTCTCTGCTGATCGCACTGAAAGGCGCCGAACAGCCGCTGCGCGAGAAGTTCCTGCGCAACATGTCGCAGCGTGCGGCGGAAATCTTGCGCGACGACCTGGCTACCCGTGGTCCGGTACGTATGTCCCAGGTGGAAAACGAACAGAAAGCCATTTTGCTCATTGTACGTCGTCTGGCAGACAGCGGCGAAATGATTATCGGTGGTGGCGATGACGCGTTTGTCTAATTCTTCCCGCGATCTTGACTGGCAGCCATGGAAGCTGGATGACCTTTCCTCCCCCACGCCCGCTGTCGCGAATGTGGTGACGCCGACGTCGCCTTCTACGGCGTCGTCATCGGCGCAACCGGGGGACGACGACGTCTTCGGCATGTCTGACTTTCAGCAGCCGGAGGATGATCTGGCGACCCTGCGCGAGCAGGTGCTGCAACAGGCGCGGGAAACCGGATTTGCCGAAGGTAAGCAACAGGGCTACGCCGCTGGTTATCAGGACGGACTGCAGACCGGCACACAGCAGGGTTTGCAGAATGCGGCACAGCAGCAGCAGCCGGTGATTGCGCAGATGCAGCAAATGGTCAATGAGTTTCAGCAGACACTGGACGCGCTCGACAGCGTCATTGTTTCGCGGCTGATGCAGTTGGCCTTAACCGCCGCTAAGCAGGTAATTGGTCAGTCGCCGGTTTGTGACGGCACGGCGTTAATGGGGCAAATACAGCAGTTGATCCAGCAAGAGCCCATGTTCAGCGGCAAGCCGCAGTTGCGTGTGCACCCGTCGGATCTGGAACGGGTGGAACAGCACCTTGGCCCTACCCTCAGCCTCCACGGCTGGCGTTTGTTGGCGGATAACCAGTTGCACCCGGGCGGATGTAAGGTCAGCGCCGAAGAAGGGGATCTGGACGCCAGCATTGCCACGCGCTGGCATGAACTCTGCCGCCTGGCAGCACCGGGAGAACTCTGATGACCGTGCGTCTTTCCCGTTGGCTCTCTTCTATTGATGCGTTTGAAAAGCGTATCATCAATACGCCTGCGATACGCCGTTACGGACGGCTGACGCGTGCGACGGGATTGGTGCTTGAAGCAACCGGCCTGCATATGCCGCTGGGTTCGACCTGCCTGATTGAACGTCAGACCGGCAATCAGGTCGACGAAGTAGAAAGCGAAGTCGTCGGTTTTAACGGCCAGAAACTGTTCCTGATGCCACTTGAAGAAGTCGAGGGGATCACCCCGGGAGCACGGGTCTATGAACGCGTCGGCCTTTCCGGCAGCAGCCAGGGTAAACAGCTACCGCTGGGTCCGGCATTGCTCGGCCGCGTACTGGATGGCAGCGCCAGACCGCTGGATGGCTTTCCGGCGCCTGATACCGGCTACACCGC is a window of Dickeya solani IPO 2222 DNA encoding:
- the fliF gene encoding flagellar basal-body MS-ring/collar protein FliF, whose protein sequence is MNALTSGAATGGKSFGEILNRLRANPKIPLLIASAATIAIIVALSLWARGPDYRVLYTNLNERDGGSIVSELGKMNIPYRFTESGAAIMIPSDKVYETRLKLAQQGLPKGGAVGFELLDQEKFGISQFSEQINYQRALEGELARTMETLGPIHNARVHLAIPKPSLFVREQKSPSAAVTVTLQPGRALDDSQISAITYLVSSSVAGLPADKVTVVDQTGKLLTQNDSAGRDLNAAQLKYANEVESNYQRRIEAILSPVVGAGNVHAQVTAQIDFASREQTDEQYQPNQPPNQAAVRSQQISQSDQRGGPNVGGVPGALSNTPTPAPTAPISTPPANNANNANNANNANNANANTTGTNTQTSTSNAANQTYNSRHDQTINYEVDRTIRHTKQNTGNVQRLSVAVVVNYTQGEDGKPAALNDDQLKKIEALVRESMGFSSDRGDTLNVVNTPFTITDATGGELPFWQKQAFFDLLTEVGRWLLVLIVGWILYRKLVRPQLQRRAQVQEAAEAAASLRGQDADVTVTLSTMEEELQRKSEQRAHAEMHSQRVRELAENDPRVVALVIRHWMSNEL
- the fliG gene encoding flagellar motor switch protein FliG, with protein sequence MSLTGTEKSAVLLMTIGEDRAAEVFTHLSTREVQHLSTAMANMKQVSQSELLEVLREFDIEAEQYAALGVNAGEYLRSVLVKALGEERASSLLEDILESKETSTGMETLNFMEPQSAADLIRDEHPQIIATILVHLKRAQAADILAHFDERMRNDVMLRIATFGGVQPSALAELTEVLNGLLDGQNLKRSKMGGVRTAAEIINLMKTQHEEAVIDAVREFDGELAQKIIDEMFLFENLVEVDDRSIQRLLQEVESESLLIALKGAEQPLREKFLRNMSQRAAEILRDDLATRGPVRMSQVENEQKAILLIVRRLADSGEMIIGGGDDAFV
- the fliD gene encoding flagellar filament capping protein FliD; this translates as MSSLISKLQTVEEQRLTPYNNKQTSLSKQATAYTTVESAMKNLQSATTTLQNMKTITSTGVTSTNTAFSATTDSTAVAGSYSVFVNNIAQAQSQISGNFSSASTALVSGGTSSTSSTITITQSSQSTPLTITLTDDKTSLNDIRDAINNAGGSVSATILNDGTNNKLILTAKDTGTKSAMSISVGGSLSSSLSSSSFSEQVAAKDASFTINGVSVTSQSNTVTTAISGVTLNLKAASTTGSNAESLTIASDITNTEKAVQNWVTAYNNVLDVIKTQTNYTAPTSTEQSSGSQSSSNGALVSDSTIRAVKRQLQGLMSNFQSNGSLNTMADLGITQDPTNDGKLAVDNTKLESTLKSSASSVTQFFVGNGTTTGFATQAGNYLTRTVDSTDGLIKSAQANIKTSQASVTKQLASIQDSIDSTMARYKTQFTNLNTLLSKLSSTSSYLTQQFNKTSSSS
- the fliT gene encoding flagellar protein FliT — encoded protein: MENLSPLLIEYQGLLKLIRNIKAMALNGLWDDVVEQEIVYIQSIERISQITVPANIPSTVQLQFRQLLQDILDTESQVKELLQSRMQELAVLIQQSQNQKSINNTYAEFSNDILPGKPQP
- the fliS gene encoding flagellar export chaperone FliS is translated as MYRKNVSQAYAQVGVESAVMSASPHQLIVMLFDGTKSALVRARILLEQNDIVGRGNALSKAIDIISNGLKLGLDMEKGGELAENLSDLYDYMVRRLLHANINNDLQAIIEVENLLGNIADAWKQIGPGYQPTTETR
- the fliE gene encoding flagellar hook-basal body complex protein FliE, whose protein sequence is MSIQGIDAVLQQMQITATKAAGGPDSNVASQAGFASELKAALEKINETRTQAQTQAEAFTLGKPGVALNDVMVDNQKASIALQMGVQVRNKLVSAYQEVMNMTI
- the fliH gene encoding flagellar assembly protein FliH, with protein sequence MVAMTRLSNSSRDLDWQPWKLDDLSSPTPAVANVVTPTSPSTASSSAQPGDDDVFGMSDFQQPEDDLATLREQVLQQARETGFAEGKQQGYAAGYQDGLQTGTQQGLQNAAQQQQPVIAQMQQMVNEFQQTLDALDSVIVSRLMQLALTAAKQVIGQSPVCDGTALMGQIQQLIQQEPMFSGKPQLRVHPSDLERVEQHLGPTLSLHGWRLLADNQLHPGGCKVSAEEGDLDASIATRWHELCRLAAPGEL
- a CDS encoding flagellin; translation: MAVINTNSMSLLAQTNLNKSQSSLQTAIERLSSGLAINSAKDNAAGSGIVNGMTAQIKGLTQASKNANDGVSLVNTAEGNLDTINDNLQRIRELAVQAANDTNGTNDRTAIQTEINRRVDEINRVAASANFNGKALLDGSVNATGFNIQVGSGTTANDAISVGSSALINATSGGLGITTTNTDVSTAAGSTALVAAIDTALQTINTAKANIGATLNRFESTIQNLGNTINNLSNARSRIQDADYATEVSNMSRAQILQQAGTSVLAQANQVPQTVLKLLQ